GAACCGTGCCCTCCCGTCTGCGCATCGGTGCACAAGCGCAATTCCAATCCTTGACAACCTCTGGAGTCGGTGTGAACATAATTGCAAGACGTGGGCATATGCTCAACGTCAATAAGGGAGGTTACCGTGAAGCACGTCCTCAGCGCCCTGCTGGGCGCGGCTACCCTGTTGGGCTCAGCCCCTTCCATCGCACAGACGACCCTGACCATCGCCACCGTGAATAACAGCGACATGATCCGGATGCAGGCGCTGACCAACGAGTTCACCGCCAAGAATCCCGACATCACCGTGAAATGGGTGACTCTCGAAGAGAACGTCCTGCGCCAGCGCGTTACAACCGACATCGCGACCAAGGGTGGGCAGTTCGACGTGCTCACCATCGGCACCTACGAGGTGCCGATATGGGCCAAGAAAAACTGGCTCATTCCGCTCGACAATCTCGGACCCGACTACGACACCGCGGACCTGCTGCCCAAGATCCGTGACGCCGTCTCGGCATCGGGCAAGCTGTACGCCGCGCCGTTCTACGGTGAGAGTTCGATGGTCATGTACCGCACCGACCTGTTCCAGAAGGCCGGCTTGACGATGCCGGAAAAACCGACCTGGGATTTCGTGATCGAAGCGGCCAAGAAGCTCACCGACAAATCTGACGGCGTCTACGGCATCTGCCTGAGGGGCAAGGCGGGCTGGGGCGAAAACATGGCGTTCCTGACCGCGATGTCAAACTCGTTCGGTGCGCGCTGGTTCGATGAGAAGTGGCAGCCGCAATTCGACAAGCCGGAATGGAAGAAGACACTGTCGACCTATGTCGACCTGATGAAGGCCGCAGGTCCTCCGGGTGCCAGCTCGAACGGATTCAATGAAAACCTCGCGCTGTTCAACTCCGGCAAGTGCGCAATGTGGATCGATGCCACGGTGGCCGCCTCCATGGTCACCAATCCCAAGGATTCCAGGGTGGCCGACAAGGTCGGCTTCGCGCTGGCGCCGAATGCGGGGCTTGGCAAGAACGCCAACTGGCTGTGGGCGTGGAATCTCGCCATCCCTGCCGGCTCGAAGAAGACCGCCGCCGCCGAAAAATTCATCGCCTGGGCCACGAGCAAGGACTACACCAAGCTCGTCGCCTCGAAGGAGGGATGGGCTAACGTGCCACCCGGCACCCGAACCTCGCTCTACCAGAATCCGGAATATCTGAAGGTTGCGCCGTTTGCCAAGCTGACGCTTGCGTCGATCGACGCCGCCGATCCGAACAAGCCGACCGTGCAGCCGGTGCCGTATGTCGGCGTGCAGTACGCGGCGATTCCGGAGTTCCAGGGCATCGGCACCAGCGTCGGTCAGCAGTTCTCGGCAGCGTTGGCTGGTTCATCGACGGTGGACGCAGCACTCGCGGCCGCGCAAAGCGCCACCGAACGCGAAATGAAGCGCGCCGGCTATATCAAATAGCGCACTGCGCCAATCTTGGCTGCCGACCGGCCGAAGCACGGACGGCAGCCACATCTCCCTTCAAGAGATAGCAGGAGGCGGCGATGGCGACGGAGCAAACCCAGGTCCTCGGTAGGGCTCTGCTGACGCCGGCCGTCGCATTGCTGTTCATCTGGATGATCGTCCCGCTGGCAATGACGATCTATTTTTCGACGCTGCACTACAGCCTGCTCGACGCGGAAACCTGGAGTTTTGTGGGGCTGGAGAACTTTCGATATTTTCTCACCGACCCCGCTTTTCTGACCGCACTGCGGAACACGCTGGTGCTGGTCGGATCAGTGCTCGCCATCACCATCCTGCTTGGCACGCCGCTGGCGCTGCTGCTCGATCAGCAGGTGGTCGGGCGCAGCGTCGTCCGCTTGATGGTGATCGCGCCGTTCTTCGTGATGCCGACCGTGAGCGCGCTGGTCTGGAAGAACCTCTTGATGCATCCGGTCTCCGGACTGTTCGCCTGGATCGCGACGCTCGTGGGCGCAACGCCGATCGACTGGTTCAACGATGTGCCTTTGTTGGCGGTGATCCTGATCGTGGCCTGGCAATGGCTGCCGTTTGCGACCCTCATCTTGCTGACGGCGCTGCAGTCGCAGGACGAAGAGCAGAAGGAAGCCGCCGAGATGGACGGCGCGAGCGCGGTTTCGACCTTCATCTATCTCACCTTGCCGCATCTCGCGCGGCCGATCACCGTGGTCATCCTGATCGAAACGATCTTCCTGCTGACCGTGTTCGCCGAGATATTTGTCACGACCGGCGGCGGCCCCGGCCTGGCGACCACCAATATCGCATTCCTGATCTACCAACAGGCGCTGGTCCAGTACGACGTCGGCAACGCCTCGGCTGGTGGACTGGTCGCGGTCGTGATCGCCAATATCGTGGCCTTCTTCCTGGTGCGGATCGTCGGGCGGAATCTGGAGGCGTAAGCGATGGCACGCAAGGTGACGGCGAGACGCGTATGGGTGTCCACGGCGGCGGCGTGGTTGTTCGGGTTTCTGATTTTCCTGCCGATCCTGTGGATGGTGTTGACGAGCTTCAAGACCGAGCTCGAGGCGTTCTCGATGCCGCCAAAATTCCTGCTGTTTCACTGGACCACCGAGAACTACACCACGGTGCAGGAGCGCAGTGACTACGTGCATCATGCGCTCAATTCGATCATCATTGCCGGTGGCTCGACGTTGATTGCGATGATCATCGCAATACCCGCGGCGTGGTCGATGGCGTTCGCGCCGACCAAGCGCACCAAGGACGTCCTGCTCTGGATGCTCTCGACCAAGATGATGCCGTCGGTCGGTGTGCTGGTTCCGATCTATCTGATCTTCCGCGATTTTGGGCTGCTCGATACTCGCGCCGGTCTGGTGATGATTCTTTGTCTCGGCAATCTGCCGATCGTGATCTGGATGCTCTTCACTTACTTCAAGGAAATCCCGAAAGACATTCTCGAAGCGGCGCGGATGGATGGGGCGACCATCGGGCGCGAACTCGTCTATGTTCTGACGCCGATGGCTGTCCCAGGCCTCGCCTCGACGCTGCTGCTTAATTTCATCCTGGCGTGGAACGAGGCGTTCTGGACGCTGAATCTTTCGACGCTGGAGGCAGCACCGCTCACAACGTTCATCGCATCCTATTCGAGTCCCGAGGGCCTGTTCTGGGCAAAGCTGTCGGCCGCCTCGACGCTCGCCATTGCGCCGATCATCATCCTCGGATGGTTCACGCAGCGTCAGCTTGTCCGCGGACTGACCTTCGGCGCGGTCAAATAGCAAGGGAACAGAGATCATGGGCCAGATCACGCTGCAGGGAGTCCGGAAGTCGTTCGGGCCGGTCAACATCATCAAGGATGCCAATCTGGATATCGAGGACGGCTCCTTCGTGGTGTTCGTCGGGCCGTCCGGCTGCGGGAAGACGACGCTCTTGCGCCTGATCGCCGGACTGGAGGATGTCACCGGCGGGCAAATCCTGATCGATGGCAAGAACGTGGTGGATGTGCCGCCGGCCAAGCGGGGCCTGTCGATGGTGTTCCAATCCTATGCGCTCTATCCGCATATGAGCGTCCGCGGCAACATCGCGTTCGGCCTGAAGATGGCCGGCCTGCCGCGCCCGGATATCGACCGCAAGGTGGAGGCGGCCGCCGCCACGCTGAATCTTACTCCCTATCTCGATCGCAAGCCGCGCGAGCTCTCCGGCGGACAGCGCCAGCGCGTCGCGATCGGGCGCGCGATCGTGCGCGAGCCGAAGGCGTTTCTGTTCGACGAGCCCTTGTCGAATCTCGACGCGGCGCTCCGCGTCCAGATGCGGCTGGAAGTCACCAAATTGCAGAAGCAGCTTGCGACCACCGCCATCTATGTCACCCATGACCAGGTCGAGGCCATGACGATGGCCGACAAGATCGTCGTGCTGAACGCCGGCCATATCGAACAATACGGCTCGCCGCTGGAGCTCTACGAGCGGCCGGCGAATCTTTTCGTCGCCGGTTTCATCGGCTCGCCGAAGATGAATTTTGTGTCCGGCGAGGCGGCCGGCGAGGCCGGCGTCGCTACCCTCGGCATCAGGCCCGAGCATCTGAAGATCGGCAAGGAGGGAGAGGGCTGGCCCGGTACCGTGTCGGTCGCCGAGCATCTCGGCAGCGACACCTTCCTCTATGTCGACGCCGGCAAGCTTGGTCTGCTGACGGCGCGCTGCATCGGAGAATTCAATCTCAAGGCCGGCGACCGCGTATGGCTTTCGCCCGATCCAACCCGGCTGCACCGTTTCGACAAGGACGGCGCGGTGATCAGGACATGAGCGGACGGCGCGCTGCGCCGCGATAGGAAAACAGGACCAACAAGAAGATGTATCTGGAAAAATTCAAACTGGACCAGAAGACAGCCGTGGTAACCGGGGGCGGTCAGGGAATCGGACTGGCCTGCGCGGAAGCCCTAGCGGAGGCGGGAGCGAAGGTCGTCATCGCGGATCGCGATTCCCAGCTTGCCGCTGCCGGATGCGCGAGCCTGAAAGCGAAGGGCCTGGATGCCGAGATCGCGATCATGGATGTGACGGACCCAACGCGCGTTTCCGAGGTCGCCGATCAGCTGACATCTCGCTTCGGCCGGGTCGATATCCTGGTCAACAATGCCGGCATTGCGCGGAGCGAGACACCGGCCGAGAAGGTAGCCGACGAACATTGGCTCAACGTCATCGACGTCAATCTCAACGGCACGTTCTGGTGCTGCCGCGCCTTCGGCAAGCATATGCTGGACGCGAAGTCCGGTTCCATCGTGAACATCGGGTCGATGTCCGGCTTCATCGTCAACAAACCGCAGGAGCAGTGCTACTACAACGCCTCCAAGGCCGCGGTGCACCATCTGACCAAATCGCTGGCGGCCGAGTGGGGGGCGCGCGGCGTCCGCGTCAACGCCGTGGCGCCGACTTATATCACCACCCCCCTCAACGCGTTCGTCAAAAGCAACCCGCGGATGTACGATGCCTGGATCGGCGGTACGCCGATGGCCCGGATGGGAGAGGTCGACGAAATCGCGTCCGTCGTCCTGTTTCTGGCGTCCGACGCCGCCAGCCTGATGACCGGGAGCGTTGTTCTTGTTGACGGAGGTTATACGTGCTGGTGAACTGGCGCTGATCTGCAGTGGGGTTGCAATGCAGCAGGCCTTCATCGGCATCGACGTCGGGACGTCGAGCGCTCGCGCCGGAATATTTGACGAGAACGGAACCTTGCTGGCGACCGCCCGGCATCCGATCACGCTATGGCACGAAGCGGGCGGCGTCGTCGAACAGTCGTCGTCCGAGATCTGGTCAGCATGCGCCGCTTCGGTTCGCGCCGCGATGGGGGAGGCATCCATTCCGCCTTCCGCGGTCAAGGGCCTGGGTTTTGACGCGACTTGCTCGCTCGTGGTGCTCGACACTGGTGGCCATCCGCTGACGGTAAGCAGCTCCGGCGACGGGCGAAGGAACGTCATCGTCTGGATGGATCATCGCGCGATGGTCGAAGCGCGCGAGGTGAACGAGACGCAGGACGAGGTGCTCCGCTATGTCGGCGGCTCGATCTCGCCGGAAATGGAAGTTCCAAAACTGCTTTGGCTGAAGCGGCACCTGCCGTCGACCTATCGGTCGGCGGGTCATTTCTTCGACCTTGCCGACTATCTCTCGTTTCGCGCCACCGGATCGACGACGCGATCGATATGCACCGTCGTCTGCAAATGGAATTATCTCGCCCACGATCGGCGCTGGAGCCGCGGTTATTTCGAGCGCGTTGGTCTTGGCGACCTGGTCTCCGACCAATACGCGAAAATCGGAACGGAGATCGTCGCGTCCGGCACGCCGCTGGGTGCCGGCCTGACGAAATCAGCGGCACACGATTTCGGCCTCCTCGAAGGCACGCCGGTTGCCGCGTCGTTGATTGACGCGCACGCCGGCGGTGTAGGCACGATCGGCGGGCGCGCGAAGTCGGATGAGTCAGTCGATGTGTGCCGTCGTCTTGCCTACATCATGGGAACCTCGGCCTGCATCATGGCGACAACGCCAAAGGCTTGCTTCGTCCCGGGCGTCTGGGGTCCTTACTATTCGGGCATGGTGCCCGGGTTCTGGCTCAACGAGGGCGGACAGTCCGCCGCCGGTGCGGCCATCGATCACCTCATCAGGTCCCATCCCGCCTATAACGAGGCCGTCGCGACCGCGCATTCGGCCGGCATGGAAGTTCTTGAATTTCTCGAACGGCGCATCGTCTCATGCGCGCCGAGCCTGGGTGAGGCGGCGTTGCTGGCCCGCGATATCCACGTTCTGCCGGAGTTTCTCGGCAACCGGTCGCCCTTCGCCGATCCCTATTCCCGCGCGGTGGTTGCAGGCATGGATCTCGACGTCGATATCGGCTCGATGGAGCGGCTGTTCGTGGCCGGGCTGTGCGGGCTTGCCTACGGTCTTGCCGACGTCGTCGAGGCTTTTCGATCGCACGGCGTGGACAGCGACATGATGGTGATCAGCGGTGGCGCGGGACGAAGTCCGCTGGTTCGCCAGATCATGGCGGATACGACCGGCCTGACCGTTGCGGTCCCCGAAACGCAGGAGCCCGTGCTGCTCGGGGCTGCCATGCTGGGCGCGGTCGCGGCGAAGTCTTGCGGATCAATCGGCGAAGCAATGGCTTCAATGTCGGCGATTGGCCGGCTGAGCGAACTGACGCCACCGGGATTGACCGATTTCCATCGGACAAAGCGGCGAGTTCACGGAATGATGCGAAAGCTCGAACGAGACAGCCGCAATGCGATGCAGGAGATCGCATCGATCGCCGGACTTGATACGAAGAACTAGAGCCATGCTGCTGAGTTGTGGAGATGCCCTGGTCGATTTCCTGCCGGTCAAGTCCGCGGATGGACGTGACGCGGCGGTGCCGGTTGTCGGGGGTTCCTGTCTCAACATCGCTGTCGGCATGGCGCGCCTGGGTGCGCCGGCGGGGTTTGTGGGCGGTATCTCGACCGATCTCTTTGGCCGCATGATTGCCGACCACGCGTCGGCCTCCCAGGTCGACCTTCGCTATGCGACGCGCAGTGCGCATCAGACGACTCTCGCGTTTGTCCGCCACGTCGGCGGTGAGCCGCACTATGCGTTCTATGACGAGGCAACGGCGTCCCGAAACTGGAGCTACCAGCGCGGCTCCATCCCCTTCGATCAGATTGAAGCAATCCATGTCGGCTCGACCACGCTTGCCAACGACACGGGCGCAACCCAGGCGCTGGCGATGATCGAAGACGCGGGCGGTTCGACCACCATCTCCTTCGATCCGAATTGCCGGCCCAACCTGGTCAGCCACAAGGCGCGCTACGTCGATCAGATGAATGCATTTGCCGCCGCCGCCGACATCGTGCGGATGTCGGATGTCGATTTTGAATTTCTCTATGGCCGGAGCGACCACGGCGAAAGGGCGAGGTCGCTCATTGCGGCTGGAACGAGTCTTGTCGTCGTCACGCGCGGGATCAAGGGAGCTCGGGCGTGGCACCGGGAGGCGGGTCTGGTCGAGGTCGAGGCGCCCGTCGTCGACGTGGTGGATTCGATCGGGGCAGGCGACAGCTTTCAGGCCGCCCTGTTGTTCGCTTTGCGAGCGATCGGACGGATCAGGCGCGGAACGCTGGCGCATTTGAATTCCGAGGAGCTTGGCCGGGCGTTGTCGTTTGCGGCGACTTGCGCGGCCGTCACATGCGGGCGCGCTGGGGCCGATCCACCACGCCTACCTGATGTCAGCCAGGCATTGTCGCGTCTTCTTGCCGGATGATCCTGGAAAGACCAATCTCCGCAAGCTTGTAATATTCGAGGTGGTTCCTGCTGGCGCGGAAATCCAGCGATATCAAAGCCCTCACTGTGGACGCTCAGGCGGCAGTGGTGCCGGCCAAAAAGAGGTGCAGAGGCGTCCGAAGGTTGACGCCGTCGAGCGGGGACACGACATATCCTGTACCGTCCAGGTCACTGCCCAGGAGCAAGATATGAACGCGCCGCCAAAAATCGATCCGGTCACCGCGCATTCTGACAGTGACGTCGTGCACTGGCTGACAAACGAGACGCGCGATGAGCGCTTCATTGACAATATTTTCGCCGAGCTGTGCGTCCGGCTTCAGCGCGCGGGCATTCCCGTCAAGCGGGCGACGCTTCATCTTCTGATCTACCATCCGCAATGGCTTGGCGCCCGGATCATGTGGTCCGACGGGATGCGCGAGGCCGAGCTTGCGAGGGTAGACTACGATGTCAGGGAGCGATCCGAATACATCGATAGTCCCGCCAATGAAATCCATGACGGGGCAACCGAGGTGCGCGAGAATCTCGAACGCGATCCCTCGCTGGGCCGCAAGCACGCCGTCTATGACGAGATGCGGGCGAAAGGCCTGACCGACTATGTGGCGTGGCCAGTGTACCATACGCTAGGCAAGCGGCACATCGTGACCTTTGCAACCGACCAGCCGGGAGGTTTCGACGACGCGCATATCGCAGGCCTGTTGAAACTGTTGCCGACTCTCGCACTGGTCAGCGAAATCCGCATGAAGAACCGGCTGGCGCGAACGCTGCTCGAAACCTATGTCGGGTCGCACGCCAGCGAGCTCATTCTGGCCGGCGCCACCAGGCGCGGAAGCGGGACGACGGTACGCGCCGCCATCATGATCTGCGATCTGCGTGATTTCACCCGGATCTCCGACAACTGGCCGCGCGATGACGTCATCGATCTTCTGAACGGCTATTTCGACGCGATGTCGGAGCCGATTGCGCGGCATGGCGGGGAAATACTGAAATTCATCGGCGACGGTCTGCTCGCCATTTTTCCGCTCAGCCAGCCATCGGCCTGCGCAAATCTGCTGCATGCCGTGGCCGAAGCCCGTCAGGCCGTGGCTACCCTGAACGAAAAGAACGGTGAAACCGGACGTGCGCCGCTGAATTACGGCATCGGCGTCCATGTCGGAGACGTCATGTACGGCAATATCGGGTCGCGCACCCGGCTCGACTTCACCGTCATCGGTCCTGCGGTCAACATGGCTTCCCGTCTCGAAACCCTCACCAAACAATTGGGGAGAACGGTGCTGCTCTCCCGCGCGTTCGCCGAGTGCGTCGAAAGCGATTTCGATCTCGAACGCGTCGGGGAATATCCGGTGCGCGGCTTCAACGACCCAATCGAGTTGTTTGCGTATCACGGCTGAATGCCGATCCGTCGACAGGTGAAGAGCCGCTCCCAAGGGGCAAGTGATCGGCGATTTCACGCCGCTCCTGCTTTCGCGGGCCTGAAGAAGAAAGCCGTTCCGTAATCGCTCTCTACGGAAATACGCTTCCATTCCATGGTTTGAAAAAGCAAATCGCTTCCATTGCCCCGTCGGTCGGAAACGACGACATTTGCCTTGCAAATCAAGGAACTGGCCGCGCAATGGAACGCTTGAGATACGAGCCGTTTGGCGAGCGCCTGGCGCCCGAAGGGGAAGCAGGGCAGCGTTCGCGCGCGTCCAAATATCTGTTGTGGACGGGCACAGCCCTGTTCTGGTCGCTGGTTGGTGCCATCGTGATTGCCCGCGCTGTCTTCTTCGATCCGGGCGTCTTTGACGAATTCAGCCGCGTTGCGGCGCTCGTCAAGGCCGCGATCTTCTAGGCCACTTCCGCAACGCGCTTGTCCTGCCAGATCATCCGCTCGAACGCGGTCGCTGCAGGGATTTCTATTCGCCCGGGTACCTTCAATTGCCACAGCGTGCGCTCGATCTGCAGGTCGCGCATTGGCACGACCTTCAGCCGGCCAAGCGTGACCTGATCGGAAATCGTGGCGCTGGAGACGATGGCGACGCCGAGGCCGGCGGCGACCGCCTGCTTGATTGCCTCGGTGCTGCCGATCTCCAGTGTGCGCCTGGGTTCGATGCCCTTGGCGGCCAGCGCCTGCGCCACCACCTCGCGGGATCCGGAACCGGGCTCGCGCACAATCAGGACTTCATCGCAAAGCGCCGCGCCGTCGATCCCACGCTCGGTCGCCGCGAAGCGGTGCCGCGCATCGACGATCAGGCTCATCACGTCGGTGCGCCAGGCATGGCTCTCGAGCTCATCATCTTCGACCGGACCTTCGACCAGTGCGATCTCGATGTCATGCGCCAGCATGAGGTCGGCGATGTCCCTGGTATTGGCGATCACGAGATGCAGATCGATCCCGGGATAGTTTCGGTGAAACGTCCCGAGATAGTCCGATATCATGTAGGTCGCGATCGTGGTGGATGCGCCGATGCGCAGCGATCCGCTGTCGAGATTGCGCAGCGACAATAACTCGTCCTCCGCCGCGCGCTCGGCCGCAAACAGCGTTTCCGCGTGCCGCACCAGCGCCTTTCCCTCCCGTGTCGGCCGCACGCCCTTCGGCGTCCGGTCGAGCAGGCGGCAGCCGACCTGAAGCTCGAAATCCCGCACCCCCTTCGAGATCGCCGGCTGGCTGATATGAAGGGCGTCGGCTGCGCGCGAGAAGCTCCCGGTTCTCACCACCGTCGTGAACAGGCGCAGCAAGTGCAGGTTCAAGGACATAGCTTCCCTTTATCGAGCCAGATCGAAAAGATATTACCTAACTATCGCCATCTGACGCATAGATTTTTCTCCCCGGGAGAAATTAGTGCCGCAGGACGAGGAATTTTCCGCCCCAGGAAATGGGCCGGCTACCAGCATGACCCGTCTTGCAGCGCTCATTCCTGGCGTGCTGCTTTGCATCGTCGTCGCCGGCGTCTCGGCAGCGCTCGAAGCCGCGGAACGGCACCTGTTCGCGCATCCCTATGTGGAGGCGCTGGTACTGGCGATCCTGCTCGGCATGGCCGTGCGCAGCTTCTGGAATCCGCCCGAGCGCTGGCAGGCCGGCATCGCCTTCAGCGCCAAGCAGCTGCTCGAGGTGGCCGTGATGCTGCTCGGCGCGTCCATCAGCTTTGCCGCGATCGCAGCGTCCGGCGCTGCCTTGCTCGGCGCGATTGCCGCGACTGTGGTCGTGACTTTGGCTCTGAGCTTCGGTATCAGCCGCATGCTCGGCCTGTCGACGCGGCTCGCGATCCTGATCGCCTGCGGCAATTCCATCTGCGGCAATTCGGCGATTGCAGCGGTCGCGCCGGTCATCGGCGCCGATAGCGACGACATCGCGTCCTCGATCTCCTTTACCGCGATACTCGGCGTGATGATGGTGTTGGGGCTGCCGCTGCTGATTCCGCTATTGCAATTATCCGCGACGCAATACGGAATTCTTGCCGGCCTCACGGTCTACGCCGTCCCGCAAGTGCTTGCCGCAACGGTGCCGGCGGGGCTCGTGAGCACGCAGATCGGCACGCTGGTGAAATTGATGCGCGTATTGATGCTGGGACCGATCGTGGTGGGGCTTTCGTTGCTCGCCCCGCGTCTGCCTGGCGGCGTGCGCGGCAAGACAACGGTCGGCTTCTTCCGGCTCGTGCCCTGGTTCATCCTCGGCTTTCTCGCGCTTTCCGTTCTGCGCTCGCTCGATATCGTGCCCGCAACGGTGGCCGGCCCGCTGACTGCGGTCACCGGCTTCCTCACGGTCGTGTCGATGGCGGCGCTCGGCCTCGGCGTCGACGTGCGCGTTCTCGCCACCGTCGGCGGCAAAGTGACGGCGGCCGTGACGCTGTCGCTGATGCTCCTGCTCGCGATCAGCATCGGGCTGATTCATCTGTTCAACTGACGGTCCGCCCGGTTGGCAGCGCGGGATCGTTCGAACCGATCAGTCCAGCCTGAAGCCGATGCGCCTCGCATAGGCGCCAAAATCCGCGCGCTCGGGGCGGGCATATTGCCGTGCCTTATCTTCCGACCAGCCATAGGTATCGGCCAATCCGAACTCCCTGACATAGCGCTGAGCCGCGTAAGGCTGGGCCGCCTCGCGGCGCCGATCATAGGCCTCGATGGCATCATCGAGGCCGTCTTCGAGAAATGCGTTGTGATGCACGGTCACGGACAGCGGAAGCCGCATGCTGAGTTTCGGCGCCTCTGCAGGATATCCCACGGCGAGGCCGGCTACCGGGAAAACATGGTCGGGAAGTTTCAGGAGCCGTGACAGCGCGTCGGAGTGATTGCGGACCGCGCTAACCGGACAGACGCCAAGGCCTTCGGCTTCGGCCGCGATCACGAACGCGGACAAGGCAATCGCCGCATCGACCGCGGCGTTGAAGAAGGCATCGAGGTGATCGTTGGCGAAATGCCTGTCGCGCAATGCGTGGATTCGGCGCTGTCGTCGATTGTTGCCGCAGAAGATGAGAAGGTTCGGAACGCCTGCAAGCCATTTCTGGCCTAACGGGCCGTCGGCGAGGAGCGCTCCGATCTGGGATTTCAGGGACGGCGAGTCGATGATGATGATGTCGCGCTGCTGGAGATCGCTTTTGGTCGGAGCGCATAGCGCCAGCGCACATAGCCGCCGCAAGGTCCGATCCGGAATGATATCGGACCGGA
This portion of the Bradyrhizobium sp. AZCC 2262 genome encodes:
- a CDS encoding carbohydrate ABC transporter permease; the protein is MARKVTARRVWVSTAAAWLFGFLIFLPILWMVLTSFKTELEAFSMPPKFLLFHWTTENYTTVQERSDYVHHALNSIIIAGGSTLIAMIIAIPAAWSMAFAPTKRTKDVLLWMLSTKMMPSVGVLVPIYLIFRDFGLLDTRAGLVMILCLGNLPIVIWMLFTYFKEIPKDILEAARMDGATIGRELVYVLTPMAVPGLASTLLLNFILAWNEAFWTLNLSTLEAAPLTTFIASYSSPEGLFWAKLSAASTLAIAPIIILGWFTQRQLVRGLTFGAVK
- a CDS encoding ABC transporter substrate-binding protein encodes the protein MKHVLSALLGAATLLGSAPSIAQTTLTIATVNNSDMIRMQALTNEFTAKNPDITVKWVTLEENVLRQRVTTDIATKGGQFDVLTIGTYEVPIWAKKNWLIPLDNLGPDYDTADLLPKIRDAVSASGKLYAAPFYGESSMVMYRTDLFQKAGLTMPEKPTWDFVIEAAKKLTDKSDGVYGICLRGKAGWGENMAFLTAMSNSFGARWFDEKWQPQFDKPEWKKTLSTYVDLMKAAGPPGASSNGFNENLALFNSGKCAMWIDATVAASMVTNPKDSRVADKVGFALAPNAGLGKNANWLWAWNLAIPAGSKKTAAAEKFIAWATSKDYTKLVASKEGWANVPPGTRTSLYQNPEYLKVAPFAKLTLASIDAADPNKPTVQPVPYVGVQYAAIPEFQGIGTSVGQQFSAALAGSSTVDAALAAAQSATEREMKRAGYIK
- a CDS encoding FGGY-family carbohydrate kinase → MQQAFIGIDVGTSSARAGIFDENGTLLATARHPITLWHEAGGVVEQSSSEIWSACAASVRAAMGEASIPPSAVKGLGFDATCSLVVLDTGGHPLTVSSSGDGRRNVIVWMDHRAMVEAREVNETQDEVLRYVGGSISPEMEVPKLLWLKRHLPSTYRSAGHFFDLADYLSFRATGSTTRSICTVVCKWNYLAHDRRWSRGYFERVGLGDLVSDQYAKIGTEIVASGTPLGAGLTKSAAHDFGLLEGTPVAASLIDAHAGGVGTIGGRAKSDESVDVCRRLAYIMGTSACIMATTPKACFVPGVWGPYYSGMVPGFWLNEGGQSAAGAAIDHLIRSHPAYNEAVATAHSAGMEVLEFLERRIVSCAPSLGEAALLARDIHVLPEFLGNRSPFADPYSRAVVAGMDLDVDIGSMERLFVAGLCGLAYGLADVVEAFRSHGVDSDMMVISGGAGRSPLVRQIMADTTGLTVAVPETQEPVLLGAAMLGAVAAKSCGSIGEAMASMSAIGRLSELTPPGLTDFHRTKRRVHGMMRKLERDSRNAMQEIASIAGLDTKN
- a CDS encoding carbohydrate ABC transporter permease, producing MATEQTQVLGRALLTPAVALLFIWMIVPLAMTIYFSTLHYSLLDAETWSFVGLENFRYFLTDPAFLTALRNTLVLVGSVLAITILLGTPLALLLDQQVVGRSVVRLMVIAPFFVMPTVSALVWKNLLMHPVSGLFAWIATLVGATPIDWFNDVPLLAVILIVAWQWLPFATLILLTALQSQDEEQKEAAEMDGASAVSTFIYLTLPHLARPITVVILIETIFLLTVFAEIFVTTGGGPGLATTNIAFLIYQQALVQYDVGNASAGGLVAVVIANIVAFFLVRIVGRNLEA
- a CDS encoding ABC transporter ATP-binding protein; the protein is MGQITLQGVRKSFGPVNIIKDANLDIEDGSFVVFVGPSGCGKTTLLRLIAGLEDVTGGQILIDGKNVVDVPPAKRGLSMVFQSYALYPHMSVRGNIAFGLKMAGLPRPDIDRKVEAAAATLNLTPYLDRKPRELSGGQRQRVAIGRAIVREPKAFLFDEPLSNLDAALRVQMRLEVTKLQKQLATTAIYVTHDQVEAMTMADKIVVLNAGHIEQYGSPLELYERPANLFVAGFIGSPKMNFVSGEAAGEAGVATLGIRPEHLKIGKEGEGWPGTVSVAEHLGSDTFLYVDAGKLGLLTARCIGEFNLKAGDRVWLSPDPTRLHRFDKDGAVIRT
- a CDS encoding carbohydrate kinase family protein — translated: MLLSCGDALVDFLPVKSADGRDAAVPVVGGSCLNIAVGMARLGAPAGFVGGISTDLFGRMIADHASASQVDLRYATRSAHQTTLAFVRHVGGEPHYAFYDEATASRNWSYQRGSIPFDQIEAIHVGSTTLANDTGATQALAMIEDAGGSTTISFDPNCRPNLVSHKARYVDQMNAFAAAADIVRMSDVDFEFLYGRSDHGERARSLIAAGTSLVVVTRGIKGARAWHREAGLVEVEAPVVDVVDSIGAGDSFQAALLFALRAIGRIRRGTLAHLNSEELGRALSFAATCAAVTCGRAGADPPRLPDVSQALSRLLAG
- a CDS encoding SDR family NAD(P)-dependent oxidoreductase, whose protein sequence is MYLEKFKLDQKTAVVTGGGQGIGLACAEALAEAGAKVVIADRDSQLAAAGCASLKAKGLDAEIAIMDVTDPTRVSEVADQLTSRFGRVDILVNNAGIARSETPAEKVADEHWLNVIDVNLNGTFWCCRAFGKHMLDAKSGSIVNIGSMSGFIVNKPQEQCYYNASKAAVHHLTKSLAAEWGARGVRVNAVAPTYITTPLNAFVKSNPRMYDAWIGGTPMARMGEVDEIASVVLFLASDAASLMTGSVVLVDGGYTCW
- a CDS encoding adenylate/guanylate cyclase domain-containing protein → MNAPPKIDPVTAHSDSDVVHWLTNETRDERFIDNIFAELCVRLQRAGIPVKRATLHLLIYHPQWLGARIMWSDGMREAELARVDYDVRERSEYIDSPANEIHDGATEVRENLERDPSLGRKHAVYDEMRAKGLTDYVAWPVYHTLGKRHIVTFATDQPGGFDDAHIAGLLKLLPTLALVSEIRMKNRLARTLLETYVGSHASELILAGATRRGSGTTVRAAIMICDLRDFTRISDNWPRDDVIDLLNGYFDAMSEPIARHGGEILKFIGDGLLAIFPLSQPSACANLLHAVAEARQAVATLNEKNGETGRAPLNYGIGVHVGDVMYGNIGSRTRLDFTVIGPAVNMASRLETLTKQLGRTVLLSRAFAECVESDFDLERVGEYPVRGFNDPIELFAYHG